Proteins encoded together in one Argiope bruennichi chromosome 1, qqArgBrue1.1, whole genome shotgun sequence window:
- the LOC129981101 gene encoding cytoplasmic dynein 2 intermediate chain 1-like isoform X3, protein MEEQEEILQDVQIEENSLKNSSPLVESTKVPDNLNMPVIKEKINYLKMSDRSSLHSEKSIKDLPEKKPIKLSRSFINFQTAIEKEESNCTNQHLNDSLSDLEKADISNEEINFPVVTYTSINKPNSKQVFVQTELCDDEEVQTCEIELVNKWTQFPTKGTSGYGGDTISSNDDKVAAWKSLFNVQSTKLTSFLQKSSNVILTLLDEEFTAFNDEFKTKKRQGLFYSDGYYVLSPLNFLSGVPVIQVYCSENSPYIITIYGNMIELPFENDTVMEKGIICVWNALDSKTPEYILTANSQPSCGTFGPGFSDVVIAGMVDGAVMLWDLTELSSNHFQMKTDVPIILRSPTYNTALILATESHSSCIAAIQAVTNNSKEDWRSSGSLETGSSKNFHVITLEDMGVINIWVVVEVLKPDISGLETDLGLAPGGKYRLVRSSRIPLFSLATLSVGQKMSIRTFDFKLVPFDTSRMLVTTDAGIILHVTRHSGSIEPRFYAADTEFSSEIRCIDCSPHNDDLFLVGSSDGSIRLYNTKLVRPLLEFSFGAKGEPVNLLKWSVVHPAIFCVLSSSSHIHFWNIMENSIEPFQTYHFEDCKVTWFAFRNVDRNRRHGTSDKLSNFVISKENGEVEVHSFQAKITEEEYLKQLEYMKNL, encoded by the exons ATGGAAGAGCAAGAGGAAATCCTCCAGGATGTTCAGATTGAAGAAAATAGCCTTAAAAATTCTTCTCCACTTGTTGAATCTACTAAAGTGCCCGACAACTTAAATATGCCTGtcattaaagaaaagattaat tatttgaaaatgagTGATCGTTCATCGCTGCATTCTGAAAAATCTATCAAAGATCTTCCGGAAAAGAAACCTATTAAATTGTCCcgatcatttataaattttcaaactgcAATCGAGAAAGAAGAGTCAAACTGTACTAATCAACACTT gaACGATTCCCTCAGTGATTTAGAGAAAGCTGATATCTCAAATGAGGAAATAAATTTTCCTGTAGTTACATACACTTCTATCAACAAGCCTAATtcaaaacag gtgttTGTACAAACTGAGCTTTGTGACGATGAAGAAGTTCAGACCTGTGAGATAGAATTAGTCAATAAATGGACACAATTTCCTACTAAAGGGACTTCTGGATATGGAG GCGATACAATATCATCCAATGATGATAAAGTAGCTGCTTGGAAATCTTTGTTTAATGTGCAGTCTACAAAACTTAcaagttttcttcaaaaaagtagCAAc gTAATATTAACACTTTTAGATGAAGAATTTACTGCATTCAATGATGAATTCAAGACGAAAAAGAGACAAGGCCTCTTTTATAGTGATGGTTATTATGTTCtttctcctttaaattttttatcag GTGTTCCAGTAATACAGGTTTACTGTTCTGAAAATAGTCCATATATTATCACCATATATGGTAATATGATAGAG ttgCCTTTTGAAAATGATACGGTCATGGAAAAAGGAATAATTTGCGTATGGAATGCGTTGGACAGTAAGACTCCTGAATA cATTTTAACTGCAAATAGTCAACCTTCCTGTGGAACTTTTGGTCCGGGATTTTCTGATGTTGTCATTGCTGGCATG gtaGATGGAGCTGTAATGCTTTGGGATTTGACTGAATTGagttcaaatcattttcaaatgaagACAGATGTTCCCATAATTTTGCGTTCACCAACTTATAATACag ctCTCATCCTTGCCACCGAGAGCCATAGTAGCTGTATCGCTGCAATTCAAGCTGTGACCAA CAACTCGAAAGAAGACTGGAGATCATCAGGATCtttggaaacag gTAGCAGTAAGAATTTTCATGTGATTACGTTAGAAGATATGGGAGTGATTAATATCTGGGTTGTTGTGGAAGTTCTAAAACCGGATATTTCTGGTTTGGAAACTGACCTTGGCTTAGCACCAGGAGGAAAGTATAGGCTAGTTAGGAGTTCACGTATTCCTTTATTCAGTCTTGCAACATT ATCAGTAGGACAAAAAATGAGCATTCggacttttgattttaaattagttcCATTCGATACTAGTAGAATGCTTGTGACTACAGATGCT ggaATTATCCTTCATGTAACTCGACACAGTGGAAGCATTGAACCGAGGTTTTATGCTGCTGATACAG aattctctTCTGAAATACGCTGTATAGATTGTTCACCTCATAATGATGATTTGTTTTTA gttgGTTCAAGTGATGGTAGTATAAGACTATACAATACAAAATtag TTCGTCCATTGTTGGAATTTTCCTTTGGCGCTAAAGGAGAACCCGTGAATCTTTTGAAATGGTCAGTTGTACACCCAGCTATCTTTTGTGTTTTAAGCTCATCATCTCATATTCACTTTTGGAATATCATGGAGAATTCTATCGAGCCTTTTCAGACATATCATTTTGAGGATTGCAA ggTTACCTGGTTTGCATTTAGAAATGTGGACCGAAATAGAAGACATGGAACTTCtgataaattatctaatttc gtaatttcaaaagaaaatggtGAAGTAGAAGTACACAGTTTTCAAGCAAAAATTACTGAAGAAGAATATCTAAAGCAattagaatatatgaaaaatttataa